From the genome of Saccharomyces eubayanus strain FM1318 chromosome X, whole genome shotgun sequence, one region includes:
- the MDV1 gene encoding Mdv1p, which yields MSVNDQITHIGKTLSTTASAFLSYQKSNSSTQDVLTNSKPYQNLLSNTVNNVNSSPYLKKRNEQLPLMRNGSNTLEDIYSKTRRGDVFKNKFTDNKTCFRMHTYISDDLLNEIPTREGPRGNYTNSNGKLLKEGEEGDHSRKNTSKKEPSLFQGFKSYLPIAELAIENTEKLKDDTDDAGNVLSKTTELERIVPDLPNFQDSFLIPPGVETKKISSSYSPTALKSFSQTLVNSLEFLNIQKNSTISEVKDIDVEIEDLKQRKEKLLSKIANIEQNQLLLEDNLKQIDDRMDFLEEYGLEIIEASSDENNNIEDENTSDDAAASTNGKWNGTAKSITSETASLPTRRRQQHRDDNSSNKLGAFYSKSKKRRRRSFPTFQQLYEPGTKIGSIESTHDDFITCLDFDAPFGTLCTAGYLDHTVKIWDLSKQKKLGELAGHLATINCMQIDRDNGTLVTGGRDAALKLWNLNLAQQLYQENQNITSPTSHIDSPCVYTFESHIDEITALSLDSDFLVSGSQDRTVRQWDLRSGKCMQTIDLSFANVLSTSTNVDLSKSTLLTQRSERPSIGALQSFDAALATGTKDGVVRLWDLRSGKVIRTLEGHTDAITSLKFDSACLVTGSYDRTVRVWDLRTGLLNKFHAYSAPVLSLDFSQDNAAVVVADETSVQVYDSIKDESWPCVEPDNEINVTAVKYKENYMVEGRGNGSVHIWAV from the coding sequence ATGTCAGTGAACGACCAGATAACTCATATAGGAAAAACATTGTCCACAACGGCGTCCGCCTTTCTGAGCTACCAGAAATCAAACAGCAGCACTCAGGATGTACTAACCAATAGTAAACCTTACCAAAATTTGTTATCTAACACTGTTAATAATGTCAACTCAAGCCCATacctaaaaaaaagaaatgaacaaTTGCCCCTTATGAGAAATGGATCTAATACTCTTGAAGATATTTATTCGAAAACGAGAAGGGGCGATGTATTTAAGAACAAATTTACAGACAACAAGACATGCTTTAGAATGCACACATACATAAGCGATGACTTGTTGAATGAAATTCCAACTAGAGAGGGTCCAAGAGGTAATTACACGAATAGCAACGGTaagcttttgaaagaaggagaagaggGTGACCATTCTAGGAAGAACACATCCAAGAAGGAACCATCTTTATTTCAAGGCTTTAAGAGCTACCTACCAATAGCTGAACTAGCCATTGAGAACACCGAAAAGTTGAAAGATGATACGGATGATGCAGGAAACGTTTTGTCTAAAACAACAGAACTAGAACGCATAGTCCCAGACCTACCTAATTTCCAAGATTCGTTCCTCATACCGCCGGGGGtggaaactaaaaaaataagttCTTCCTATTCTCCTACTgcattgaaaagtttttctcaAACTCTCGTAAATAGTCTAGAGTttttaaatattcaaaaaaattctacAATATCAGAGGTAAAAGATATAGATGTTGAAATCGAGGACCtaaagcaaagaaaagagaaactACTGAGTAAGATTGCAAACATAGAACAAAATCAACTTCTCTTGGAAGACAATCTCAAACAAATTGACGATAGAATGGATTTCTTGGAAGAGTACGGATTAGAGATCATTGAAGCTAGTAGTgatgaaaataacaatataGAGGATGAGAATACGAGTGACGACGCAGCAGCTTCCACAAATGGCAAATGGAATGGTACTGCAAAGAGTATTACATCAGAAACTGCCTCTTTACCTACGAGAAGAAGGCAACAACACCGAGATGATAACTCATCAAATAAGCTAGGCGCATTTTATAGTAAGTCCAAAAAAAGACGTAGAAGAAGCTTTCCAACATTCCAACAACTTTATGAACCAGGAACAAAAATCGGTTCCATAGAATCCACACATGATGATTTTATTACTTGTTTAGATTTCGATGCGCCCTTTGGCACTTTGTGTACAGCAGGCTATCTCGATCACACGGTCAAGATATGGGATTTATCcaagcaaaagaaactYGGGGAATTAGCTGGGCACCTTGCCACAATTAATTGCATGCAAATTGATCGTGATAACGGAACACTTGTCACAGGTGGTAGAGATGCAGCATTGAAATTATGGAACTTAAATTTAGCTCAACAGCTTTAccaagaaaaccaaaacatCACTTCTCCCACAAGCCATATTGATTCACCATGCGTTTATACTTTCGAATCTCATATTGATGAGATTACTGCATTATCATTGGATTCCGATTTTTTGGTCAGTGGTTCGCAAGATAGAACTGTCAGACAGTGGGATTTACGCTCCGGGAAATGTATGCAAACTATCGACTTGAGTTTTGCTAATGTCTTATCAACCTCCACCAATGTAGATTTATCAAAGAGCACGCTTCTTACCCAAAGAAGCGAACGGCCCAGTATAGGCGCCCTTCAAAGTTTTGATGCGGCCTTGGCCACAGGTACAAAGGATGGTGTTGTAAGATTATGGGATTTGAGATCCGGTAAAGTAATCCGTACTTTGGAAGGCCACACAGATGCCATAACATCATTGAAATTCGATTCTGCATGTTTGGTCACAGGCTCATACGACAGAACCGTCAGAGTCTGGGATTTAAGAACGGGATTGCTAAATAAGTTCCATGCATACAGTGCACCCGTGCTATCATTAGATTTCTCACAGGATAACGCCGCCGTTGTAGTCGCTGATGAAACGTCTGTCCAGGTGTACGATAGTATCAAGGATGAAAGCTGGCCCTGCGTTGAACCCGACAACGAAATAAACGTTACCGCCGTTaaatacaaagaaaattacaTGGTCGAGGGTCGTGGCAATGGAAGCGTGCATATTTGGGCAGTCTAG
- the CCT7 gene encoding chaperonin-containing T-complex subunit CCT7 gives MNFGNQTPTIVVLKEGTDASQGRGQIISNINACIAVQEALKPTLGPLGSDILIVTSNQRTTISNDGATILKLLDVVHPAAKTLVDISRAQDAEVGDGTTSVTILAGELMKEAKPFLEEGISSHLIMKGYRKAVSLAVEKINELAVDITKEKSTGRELLERCARTAMSSKLIYKNADFFVKMCVDAVLSLDRNELDDKLIGIKKIPGGAMEESLFINGVAFKKTFSYAGFEQQPKKFTNPKILSLNVELELKAEKDNAEVRVEHVEDYQAIVDAEWQLIFEKLRQVEETGVNIVLSKLPIGDLATQFFADRNIFCAGRVSADDMNRVIQAVGGSIQSTTSDIKPEHLGTCELFEEMQIGSERYNLFQGCPQAKTCTLLLRGGAEQVIAEVERSLHDAIMIVKRALQNKLVVAGGGALEMEVSKYLRDYSKTIAGKQQMIINAFAKALEVIPRQLCENAGFDAIEILNKLRLAHSKGEKWYGVDFESENIGDNFAKFVWEPALVKINALNSATEATNLILSVDETITNKGSESANAGMMPPQGAGRGRGMPMQ, from the coding sequence ATgaattttggaaatcaaaCACCCACGATTGTGGTTCTAAAAGAGGGAACAGACGCATCTCAAGGTAGAGGTCAAATCATCTCCAACATCAATGCCTGTATTGCAGTCCAAGAGGCACTAAAACCAACTCTAGGTCCTTTAGGCTCTGATATTCTAATCGTGACATCAAACCAAAGAACTACTATTTCCAACGATGGTGCCACAATCCTGAAATTATTAGATGTGGTGCACCCTGCTGCCAAGACTTTAGTGGATATTTCGAGAGCTCAAGATGCTGAAGTGGGTGATGGTACCACTAGTGTGACCATTTTGGCCGGTGAATTAATGAAGGAGGCCAAACCTTTCCTAGAAGAAGGCATCTCGTCTCATTTAATCATGAAGGGTTATAGAAAAGCGGTTTCTTTGGCTGTTGAAAAGATAAATGAATTAGCAGTGGACATTACCAAGGAAAAAAGCACCGGCAGAGAACTATTAGAACGTTGTGCTAGAACTGCGATGTCATCCAAGCTGATCTATAAGAACGCAGATTTTTTCGTCAAAATGTGTGTTGATGCCGTACTATCCCTTGATAGAAACGAATTGGATGACAAATTAATAGGTATTAAGAAAATCCCAGGTGGTGCTATGGAAGAATCccttttcatcaatggtGTTGCCTTCAAGAAGACATTTTCTTATGCTGGGTTTGAACAACAACCCAAAAAGTTTACCAACCCAAAGATTTTAAGTTTGAATGTAGAGTTGGAGTTGAAAGCAGAAAAGGACAACGCTGAAGTACGCGTAGAGCATGTTGAAGATTACCAAGCCATAGTAGATGCGGAATGGCAATTGATTTTCGAAAAGTTAAGACAAGTAGAAGAGACGGGTGTAAACATTGTACTATCTAAGTTACCAATCGGTGATCTAGCCACCCAGTTCTTTGCTGATagaaatattttctgtGCTGGTAGAGTGAGCGCAGATGACATGAACCGTGTCATTCAAGCAGTTGGTGGTTCCATACAATCTACCACGTCTGATATAAAACCGGAGCATTTGGGTACCTGTGAGTTGTTCGAGGAAATGCAAATTGGGTCTGAACGTTATAATTTATTCCAAGGTTGCCCACAAGCCAAAACATGTACATTGCTGTTGAGAGGGGGTGCTGAACAAGTTATTGCCGAAGTGGAAAGATCTTTACATGACGCAATCATGATTGTCAAGAGAGCTCTACAAAACAAACTGGTTGTTGCAGGTGGTGGTGCTCTAGAAATGGAGGTATCGAAATATCTAAGAGACTATTCAAAAACTATAGCTGGTAAACAACAAATGATAATTAATGCATTCGCCAAGGCCTTAGAAGTTATTCCAAGACAACTTTGTGAAAACGCTGGGTTCGATGCGATAGAAATACTAAACAAACTAAGATTGGCCCACAGtaaaggtgaaaaatggTATGGTGTTGACTTTGAATCAGAGAATATTGGTGACAATTTTGCCAAGTTTGTATGGGAACCTGCTCTAGTAAAAATTAATGCTTTAAATAGTGCCACAGAAGCTACTAACTTGATTTTATCTGTTGATGAGACAATCACGAATAAGGGAAGTGAAAGTGCCAATGCTGGTATGATGCCTCCCCAAGGAGCCGGAAGAGGGAGAGGTATGCCAATGCAATAA
- the GZF3 gene encoding Gzf3p has product MASHATTLDSYDTRKRNNVFESNSNENPNNPNQSEDEGHNGKWPPLGYETVSSEPKSSVQLPKPQINMPISNDTNFKVERKPLSNSTSTNVGADVNTLHHILPKNQLRSSGPMTDTSGDGSISSDVNVPVCKNCLTSTTPLWRRDEHGAVLCNACGLFLKLHGKPRPISLKTDVIKSRNRKSNTNHAHNLDNFRNQTLVAELKSEGSVESSNRKVSKLPADDKKKKISHISVGLASAGKISKISKMDQKDKSDSHISATKLEVLMSADSSRPKLKPKLLKQEAPVQQERLLTFPSYTDIKEHSDPLLQSTATKERPQFGTGSLTSNATHSVASKTGADSPQLPHLSMLLGSLNSGSVSNNISETVSSCNNGIVSTAATLAPTSSRTTDSNPSDIPNQIRSTMSSPDIVSAKRNDPTPLSFHMASINDMLETKDGSAKTDATVSHFKPLIQSSKAPYLPTANSSATFNSVLSLDVASERKRGGHPTESLTGDYPLSAKLHKEEEIIRLKTRINELELVTDLYRRHINELDGKCKALEERLENAEPQNGYKSR; this is encoded by the coding sequence ATGGCATCTCATGCTACAACACTTGACAGCTATGACActaggaaaagaaataatgtGTTCGagtcaaattcaaatgaaAACCCTAACAATCCAAATCAAAGCGAAGACGAAGGGCATAATGGGAAGTGGCCCCCTCTGGGATATGAAACCGTTTCCAGTGAACCTAAATCATCGGTTCAATTGCCTAAACCACAAATAAACATGCCGATAAGTAACGATACGAACTTCAAAGTTGAACGTAAGCCCTTGTCCAATTCTACTTCGACTAACGTGGGAGCGGATGTGAATACTCTACACCACATATTACCCAAAAATCAACTAAGGAGTAGTGGACCGATGACAGATACCAGCGGTGATGGTAGTATATCGAGTGACGTGAATGTTCCAGTGTGTAAAAATTGTTTAACTTCCACAACGCCTTTATGGAGAAGAGATGAGCATGGTGCTGTTCTTTGTAATGCGTGCGGTCTATTTTTAAAGCTGCATGGGAAACCTAGGCCAATTAGTTTGAAAACAGATGTAATAAAGTCTcgaaacagaaaaagtAATACAAATCATGCACATAACTTGGATAATTTTCGGAATCAAACATTAGTTGCAGAGCTTAAAAGTGAAGGTAGTGTAGAATCAAGCAATCGCAAGGTAAGCAAACTCCCAGCTGacgacaaaaagaaaaaaatctcacATATTTCAGTTGGGTTGGCATCCGCAGGAAAAATCTCGAAAATCTCGAAAATGGatcaaaaagataaaagcGACTCTCACATATCAGCAACAAAACTGGAAGTGCTAATGTCAGCAGATTCTTCGAGGCCGAAGTTGAAACCGAAGCTTTTGAAGCAAGAAGCGCCTGTGCAACAGGAAAGGCTGCTTACTTTCCCAAGCTACACAGATATCAAGGAACATTCGGACCCTCTCCTTCAGTCTACAGCGACTAAAGAGCGGCCGCAATTTGGCACAGGATCTCTTACATCCAATGCTACGCATTCAGTAGCGTCAAAGACAGGCGCAGATTCTCCACAATTACCGCACCTATCAATGCTACTTGGTAGTTTGAATAGCGGTTCAGTATCGAATAACATAAGTGAGACAGTTTCCAGCTGCAACAATGGCATAGTCTCAACCGCCGCAACTTTAGCACCAACATCTTCACGCACAACGGACTCCAACCCATCCGATATACCGAACCAAATCAGATCCACGATGTCATCACCAGATATAGTATCTGCTAAGCGTAATGATCCAACGCCTCTATCCTTCCATATGGCGTCTATCAATGATATGTTAGAGACAAAAGACGGTAGCGCGAAAACCGATGCCACCGTATCTCATTTTAAACCGTTAATACAATCTTCCAAAGCTCCATATCTACCTACAGCCAATTCTTCAGCGACGTTTAATAGCGTTTTAAGCTTAGATGTTGCATCTGAGCGAAAACGAGGTGGTCATCCAACTGAGAGCCTAACTGGTGACTATCCTTTATCCGCTAAATTAcacaaagaagaagaaataataaGGCTGAAGACGAGAATCAACGAGTTAGAACTTGTCACAGATTTATATCGGAGGCATATCAACGAATTAGATGGGAAATGCAAAGCTCTTGAAGAACGTTTAGAAAACGCAGAACCGCAGAACGGATATAAAAGCAGATAG
- the UTP10 gene encoding snoRNA-binding rRNA-processing protein UTP10, which translates to MSSLSDQLAQVASNNATVALDRKRRQKLHSASLIYNSKTAATQDYDFIFENAVKALEELTQIEPKFGVFSRTLFSESSISLDRNVQTKEEIRDLDNAINAYLLLASSKWYLAPTLHATEWLVRRFQIHVKNTEMLLLSTLNYYQTPVFKRILSIVKLPALFNCLSNFVRSEKAPTSLTMVKLFNDMDFLKLYTNYLDQCIKHNATYTNQLLFTTCCFINVIAFNSNNDDKLNQLVPILLEISAKLLASKSKDCQIAAHTILVVFATALPLKKPIILAAMETMLSNLDDKEAKHSALVTICKLFQTLKGQGNVDQLPSKVYKLFDSKFGTASVIAFLDKADKPACDKFITSYTRAIARYDHSKLNSILNLLKNIKLERYEVRLIITDLIHLSDILEDKSQLIELFEYFISINEDLVLKCLKSLGLTGELFEIRLTTSLFTNVDANVDIVKQLSEPTEASKKDTLSFQNFLDKQSEFINTTNMSMLAEAGERYKKILSLFTEAIGKGYQAGSFLTSFFTTLESRITFLLRVTISPAAPTALKLISLNNISKYINSIEKEANLFTLVPCLVCALQDASIKVRTGVKKILSLIAKRPFTKHYFLSDKLYGENITIPLLNPKDSETWLSTFLREYVTENYDISKIFIPKKNEIVYLLFWANQALLIPSPYAKTVLLENLNKSSTSASSYSSLFAEFISHYFENRCSWETSCVANKTNFEHFERALVNLVSSKEKQSFMIDFVLNALNSDYEQLANLAAERLISVFPSLSNAQKLRIVQNMVDSSTNVELSYDTVGVLQSLPLDAEIFVSILNQNSICNEMNQTDFSKRRRRRSSTSKNAFLKEEVSQLAELHLRKLTVILEALDKIKSVGSEKLLSTLFSLLSDLETLDQDGGLPVLYAQETLISCMLNTITSLKNNGCTELTNIRADILVSAIRNSASPQVQNKLLLVIGSLATLSPEVILHSVMPIFTFMGAHSIRQDDEFTTKVVERTILTVVPALIKNSKDNEKEETEFLLLSFTTALQHVPRHRRVKLFSTLIRTLSPIKALGPFLFLISQQYSSALVNFKIGDARTLIEFTKALLVDLHVSEQLSGLNDLLDIIKLLTSSKKSSEKKKLLESRVLFSNGILNFSETEFLAFINNTFEFVNKITEETDQDYHDVRKNLRLKIYSVLLDVTSDDKSIKKIRDEFAILLETILSFINSMELTFSSIASQENDEASDSETSFSDHASEIKEILFKVLGNVLNILPVDEFVNAVLPLLNTSSNEDIRYHLTLVIGSKFELEGSEAIPIVNSVLKVLLDRMPVESKSVAISQVTLNTITALVGKYGKKLDGSTLTQALTLATERISSDVTEVKISSLALITNCVQVLGVKSIAYYPKIVPPAIKLFDSSVEDDTNSLKEQLQVAILLLFAGLIKSIPSFLMSNILDVFHVIYFANEVDSSIRLSVISLIIEFIDLKEVLKVLYKIWSTEISTCADTVAVSLFLSTVESTVESIDKKSATSQSPVFFKLLLSLFEFRSISTFGNNTISRIEASVHEIANAYVLKMNDKVFRPLFVLLVRWAFDGEGVTNVGITEVERLLAFFKFFNKLQENLRGIITSYFTYLLEPTDILLKRFVAKDIENVNLRRLVINSLTSSLKFDRDEYWKSTSRFELISESLVDQLSNIENSIGKYLVKAIGALASNNSGVDEHNQILNKRIVEHMKASCTSTEKLWAVRSMKLIYSKIGESWLVLLPQLVPVIAELLEDDDEEVEREVRTGLVKVVENVLGEPFDRYLD; encoded by the coding sequence ATGTCTTCGCTAAGTGACCAATTAGCTCAAGTTGCTTCCAATAATGCTACGGTTGCGTTggatagaaaaagaagacaaaaactACATTCAGCTTCTTTGATTTATAACTCAAAAACAGCCGCCACACAAGACTATGACTTCATTTTCGAGAATGCTGTTAAAGCACTAGAAGAGTTGACTCAAATTGAACCAAAGTTCGGTGTTTTCTCAAGAACTTTGTTTTCCGAGTCTTCTATTTCTCTTGATAGAAATGTgcaaacaaaagaagagattAGAGATTTGGATAATGCTATCAATGCATATTTGCTTTTGGCTTCTTCTAAATGGTATTTGGCTCCTACGTTGCATGCGACTGAATGGTTGGTTCGTCGTTTCCAAATTCACGTTAAAAACACGGAAATGCTGCTTTTATCTACCCTCAATTATTATCAAACGCCTGTCTTCAAGAGGATCCTGAGTATTGTTAAATTACCAGCTCTCTTCAACTGTTTATCTAACTTCGTTAGAAGCGAAAAGGCTCCAACAAGTTTGACCATGGTGAAACTTTTCAATGACAtggatttcttgaaacTATACACTAACTATCTGGATCAATGTATTAAACACAACGCAACTTATACAAACCAGCTTTTGTTCACAACGTGCTGTTTTATCAACGTGATTGCTTTCAACTCTAACAATGATGACAAGTTGAACCAGCTCGTTCCAATTTTACTTGAAATTTCTGCCAAACTTCTAGCTTCGAAGTCCAAGGATTGCCAAATTGCTGCACACACCATCTTGGTTGTGTTTGCTACTGCCTtgcctttgaaaaaaccaaTTATTTTGGCTGCCATGGAGACTATGCTCTCGAATTTGGATGATAAGGAAGCAAAGCACTCAGCGCTTGTCACAATCTGTAAGCTTTTCCAAACGTTAAAAGGACAAGGTAATGTTGATCAGCTACCTTCCAAAGTTTACAAGTTGTTTGACAGCAAATTCGGCACAGCATCTGTTATAGCGTTCCTAGATAAGGCGGATAAACCAGCTTGTGACAAGTTCATCACCTCCTATACTAGAGCTATTGCAAGATATGACCATTCCAAGTTGAATTCTATTCTAAATCTATTAAAGAACATAAAGCTAGAGAGATATGAAGTCAGGTTGATCATTACTGATTTGATCCACCTTTCCGACATTTTAGAAGATAAGTCACAATTAATAGAGTTATTTGAGTATTTTATCTCCATTAATGAAGATTTGGTGCTAAAATGTTTAAAGTCGTTGGGATTGACAGGCGAACTATTCGAAATCAGATTAACCACATCCTTATTTACCAATGTCGATGCTAATGTTGACATAGTAAAACAATTGAGTGAACCCACTGAAGCTTCTAAAAAAGACACcctttctttccaaaatttcttaGATAAACAATCCGAGTTCATTAACACAACAAATATGTCAATGCTGGCAGAAGCTGGTGAaagatacaaaaaaattttatccTTATTCACTGAAGCTATTGGGAAAGGTTACCAAGCAGGTTCTTTTCTgacttctttctttactACTTTAGAGTCTAGAATAACGTTTCTTTTAAGAGTTACTATATCTCCGGCAGCTCCAACCGCTTTGAAACTAATCTCTTTAAACAATATTTCGAAGTATATCAACagtattgaaaaggaagctaATCTCTTCACTTTAGTTCCATGTCTTGTTTGCGCTCTTCAGGATGCCTCCATAAAGGTCAGAACTGGTGTGAAGAAAATTCTCTCTTTAATAGCTAAGAGACCATTTACAAAGCACTACTTCTTATCCGACAAACTTTATGGAGAAAACATTACTATTCCTTTGTTAAACCCAAAAGATAGCGAAACATGGTTATCTACATTCTTGAGAGAATACGTTACTGAAAATTATGatatttccaaaatatttattccaaagaagaacgaAATCGTCTATCTGTTGTTCTGGGCCAACCAAGCCCTGTTGATACCTTCTCCATACGCTAAAACAGTACTgttagaaaatttgaacaaAAGCTCAACTTCCGCATCCTCTTATTCTTCCCTATTTGCAGAATTCATTTCtcattattttgaaaacagatGTAGCTGGGAAACAAGTTGTGTAGCTAATAAAACAAACTTTGAACATTTCGAACGTGCTCTAGTCAATCTAGTGTCTTCGAAGGAGAAGCAGTCATTCATGATAGATTTTGTTCTCAACGCTCTAAACTCGGATTATGAACAGCTGGCTAACTTGGCTGCGGAAAGACTTATCAGTGTATTCCCTTCACTAAGTAATGCTCAAAAGCTAAGAATTGTCCAAAATATGGTGGATTCATCTACCAATGTAGAATTATCATATGATACAGTCGGTGTATTGCAATCGTTACCTCTCGAtgctgaaatttttgtatCTATACTGAACCAAAATAGCATCTGTAACGAGATGAATCAAACCGATTTTtccaagagaagaagaagacgcTCATCAACTAGTAAAAATGCATTCTTAAAGGAAGAGGTGTCTCAACTGGCTGAATTACACTTAAGGAAATTGACAGTAATTTTGGAGGCACTGGACAAAATCAAGAGCGTAGGTtctgaaaaacttttgtccactctgttttctttattgtcAGATTTAGAGACCCTGGACCAAGACGGTGGATTACCAGTTTTATACGCACAAGAAACTTTGATTTCCTGTATGCTAAACACCATCACCTCCTTAAAGAATAATGGTTGTACAGAGCTAACAAATATAAGGGCTGACATATTAGTGTCCGCTATCAGAAATTCGGCATCCCCTCAAgttcaaaacaaattatTACTTGTAATTGGGTCTCTTGCTACTTTGAGCCCAGAAGTTATTTTACACTCCGTGATGCCTATCTTTACTTTTATGGGTGCTCACAGTATTCGTCAAGATGACGAATTTACCACCAAGGTTGTTGAGCGTACAATATTGACTGTTGTTCCTGCCTTGATTAAGAATAGTAAAGACaacgaaaaggaagaaactGAATTTTTACTATTGAGTTTTACCACCGCTTTACAGCATGTCCCAAGACACAGAAGAGTAAAACTGTTCTCCACATTAATTAGAACTCTCAGTCCGATCAAGGCCTTGGGTCCATTCCTTTTCCTGATTTCTCAACAATATTCTTCAGCTTTAGTTAACTTTAAAATTGGTGACGCCAGGACATTAATTGAATTCACGAAGGCTTTACTCGTTGATTTACACGTGAGTGAACAGCTATCAGGTTTAAATGACTTACTCGATATCATTAAATTGTTGACGTCATcgaaaaaatcatcagaaaagaagaagttatTAGAGTCCCGTGTCTTATTCTCGAACGGTATCTTGAATTTCTCAGAAACTGAATTTTTAGCTTTCATCAATAACACTTTCGAATTTGTTAATAAAATCACCGAGGAAACTGATCAAGATTATCACGACGTAAGAAAGAATTTACGATTGAAAATATACTCTGTTCTTTTGGATGTAACAAGCGATGATAAATCAATTAAAAAGATTAGAGATGAATTTGCAATCCTTTTGGAAACGattctttcctttattaATTCCATGGAATTGACTTTTTCATCCATAGCTTCACAAGAAAACGACGAAGCGTCGGATTCTGAAACGTCATTTTCAGACCATGCCAGCgaaataaaagaaattttgttCAAGGTGCTTGGCAATGTATTGAATATTCTACCAGTTGACGAATTCGTTAACGCGGTCTTACCACTATTGAACACATCCAGTAATGAAGATATTAGATACCACTTGACCTTGGTAATTGGCTCCAAGTTTGAATTGGAAGGTTCAGAGGCCATTCCTATAGTCAACAGTGTATTGAAGGTTTTGCTCGACAGAATGCCGGTGGAATCGAAATCTGTTGCTATATCTCAAGTAACTTTAAACACGATAACTGCCTTGGTGGGCAAATATGGTAAAAAACTTGACGGTTCTACACTAACGCAGGCCTTGACCCTGGCTACTGAAAGAATCTCTTCTGATGTGACAGAAGTCAAGATATCATCGCTAGCTTTGATAACCAATTGTGTTCAAGTGTTAGGTGTCAAGTCAATCGCATACTACCCAAAGATAGTCCCACCTGCTATCAAGCTGTTTGATAGTTCTGTAGAAGATGACACCAACTCGCTAAAGGAGCAGTTACAAGTCGCTATATTGCTACTATTTGCGGGTTTGATTAAAAGTATTCCAAGTTTCTTAATGTCGAATATTTTGGACGTTTTTCACGTTATTTACTTCGCTAATGAAGTCGACAGTAGTATTAGATTATCAGTGATTTCATTGATCATTGAGTTTATTGATTTGAAGGAAGTATTAAAGGTCTTATACAAAATCTGGTCGACCGAGATATCAACATGCGCTGATACCGTTGCTGTTAGTCTGTTTTTAAGTACAGTGGAATCTACCGTTGAAAGTATCGATAAGAAATCAGCTACTTCACAATCTCCtgtattcttcaaattgttACTATCCTTATTCGAGTTTAGATCTATTTCCACCTTTGGTAATAACACCATTAGTAGAATAGAGGCATCTGTTCATGAAATTGCAAACGCATatgttttgaagatgaacGACAAGGTGTTTAGGCCTCTGTTTGTTCTATTAGTGAGATGGGCATTCGACGGTGAAGGTGTCACGAATGTAGGTATCACTGAAGTGGAAAGATTGCTAGCgtttttcaagttcttcaataagctacaagaaaatttgagaGGTATCATCACTTCCTACTTCACGTATTTGTTAGAGCCCACCGATATCTTATTAAAGAGATTTGTTGCTAAAGATATAGAAAATGTCAACTTAAGACGTCTGGTGATTAATTCTTTGACCTCCTCATTGAAGTTTGACAGAGACGAATACTGGAAATCCACATCCAGATTTGAATTGATTTCTGAATCCTTAGTTGATCAATTGTCCAATATAGAAAACTCTATTGGGAAGTACTTGGTTAAGGCAATTGGAGCTTTAGCGTCTAATAATAGTGGTGTTGATGAGCACAACCAAATCTTGAACAAACGGATTGTCGAACACATGAAGGCTTCCTGTACCTCGACTGAAAAGCTATGGGCTGTTAGATCCATGAAATTGATCTACTCCAAGATAGGTGAAAGCTGGttggttcttcttccacaaCTTGTTCCTGTTATAGCCGAGCTGTTggaagacgatgatgaagaagtcGAACGTGAAGTGAGAACTGGTTTAGTCAAGGTTGTTGAAAACGTCTTAGGGGAACCTTTTGACAGATATTTGGATTGa